The Coffea arabica cultivar ET-39 chromosome 1e, Coffea Arabica ET-39 HiFi, whole genome shotgun sequence genome has a window encoding:
- the LOC113697948 gene encoding putative disease resistance protein RGA4, which yields MADAVISATVEVVLGTLISIAADRIGMVREVEAELERLSNTAAMIRDFLADADGKMHTQGVRQWLKQLEDEVFKADTVLDELNYDNLRREVKYRNQPMKKKVCFFFSFFNAIGFSSSLASKIRDINTNLERINRQANDLGLVRKHQKEAALPADAAASRQTDSIVVPNVVGRSGDESKIVEMLLTPSEKVLCVIPITGPGGLGKTTLAKSVYNNPKIDGHFGQKIWVCVAKEHIKIMEQFKLILVQLTQDEVKVDGREVIVKKIGEKLKGKKYFLVLDDVWDHDQGLWNDYFNTLMGLNETKGSWCLLTTRLEYVANAVPRDLQMNDRPYFLAKLSGDECWSIIKGKVMSAGEEVPEELEALKKQILRRCDGLPLAASLIGGLLHTNRREKWHSIVQESILNEYQSQINQILKVSFDHLSPASVKKCFAYCSNFPQDTQLREDELIQHWIAEGFVLKNNRVMEETGGEYLRILLQNSLLEKVEESWRTYYKMHDLVHDFAKSILNPESSNQDRYLALDSSKGLEENTIRTIPASIRTLFLHLEGGVSTDMLLRFKCLNVLRLSGDDVESLPSSIGKLLHLRLLDISSSRIRSLPESLCKLYNLQTLTIDDDALGGRFPKRMSDLISLRHLNYYDYLREFKMPAQMGRLTGLQTLKFFIVSQERGRGIEELGTLKYLKGSLTIRNLGLVKGKEVAK from the coding sequence ATGGCTGACGCTGTTATCAGTGCTACTGTTGAGGTCGTCTTGGGGACACTTATTTCCATTGCTGCGGACCGCATTGGTATGGTTCGGGAGGTCGAAGCGGAGTTGGAGAGACTAAGCAACACTGCTGCAATGATCCGAGATTTCTTGGCTGATGCTGACGGGAAAATGCATACCCAAGGGGTGCGACAGTGGCTCAAGCAGCTAGAAGATGAGGTTTTTAAAGCTGATACCGTGCTAGACGAGCTCAACTACGACAATCTTCGTCGGGAGGTGAAGTACCGAAATCAACCAATGAAGAAGAAGGTatgcttcttcttctccttctttaaTGCAATTGGCTTTAGTTCCAGCTTGGCTTCAAAGATCCGGGACATCAACACCAACCTAGAGAGGATCAACCGGCAGGCCAATGACTTGGGATTGGTCAGAAAGCACCAAAAAGAAGCTGCACTCCCTGCTGATGCCGCGGCAAGCAGACAGACCGACTCTATTGTCGTTCCGAACGTTGTAGGAAGATCCGGCGACGAGTCAAAGATAGTGGAGATGCTGTTGACCCCATCTGAAAAGGTTCTTTGTGTTATTCCCATAACAGGCCCGGGAGGTTTGGGAAAGACAACTCTGGCGAAATCAGTCTACAATAATCCAAAAATAGATGGGCACTTTGGCCAAAAAATTTGGGTTTGTGTGGCTAAAGAACACATTAAGATAATGGAGCAGTTCAAGCTCATTTTAGTACAATTGACACAAGATGAAGTTAAAGTGGATGGCAGAGAGGTTATCGTTaaaaaaattggagaaaagctcaagggaaaaaaatatttccttgttcttgatgatgtGTGGGATCATGATCAAGGATTGTGGAATGATTATTTCAACACTTTGATGGGACTCAACGAAACCAAAGGAAGCTGGTGTCTTCTCACTACTCGTCTAGAATATGTGGCTAATGCTGTGCCTAGAGATTTGCAAATGAATGATCGTCCTTATTTCTTAGCAAAGCTATCAGGTGATGAGTGCTGGTCCATCATAAAAGGAAAGGTGATGAGTGCAGGGGAAGAAGTACCAGAAGAATTGGAAGCACTGAAGAAGCAAATTTTAAGGAGATGCGATGGCCTACCCTTGGCGGCAAGTTTGATTGGTGGCTTGTTGCATACCAACAGAAGAGAGAAGTGGCACTCCATTGTGCAGGAGAGTATTTTGAATGAATATCAAAGCCAAATTAATCAAATACTTAAGGTGAGCTTTGATCATTTATCACCTGCATCAGTTAAGAAATGTTTTGCATATTGCTCAAATTTTCCCCAGGATACTCAATTACGAGAAGATGAACTAATTCAGCATTGGATTGCGGAAGGTTTTGTTCTAAAGAATAATAGAGTGATGGAGGAAACAGGAGGCGAGTATTTGAGGATTTTGTTGCAAAATTCCTTGCTGGAAAAAGTCGAAGAGTCGTGGAGAACATACTATAAAATGCACGATCTCGTGCATGATTTTGCAAAATCAATTCTTAATCCAGAAAGCAGCAATCAGGATCGCTACCTTGCATTGGACTCTTCTAAAGGTTTGGAAGAAAATACCATAAGGACAATACCAGCATCAATTCGCACATTATTTCTCCATCTAGAGGGCGGCGTATCTACTGACATGCTTTTAAGATTCAAGTGCTTGAATGTTCTCAGATTGTCTGGCGATGATGTCGAGTCTCTACCGAGCTCCATTGGCAAACTACTACATTTGCGGCTGCTCGACATTTCATCTTCTAGAATCAGAAGTTTGCCGGAATCCCTTTGCAAGCTATATAATTTGCAGACACTAACGATTGATGATGATGCACTTGGAGGACGTTTTCCAAAACGGATGAGCGATTTGATTAGCTTGAGGCATCTAAATTACTATGATTATCTTCGAGAATTTAAAATGCCGGCACAGATGGGACGATTGACTGGTCTTCAAACTCTGAAGTTTTTTATTGTAAGTCAAGAGAGGGGTCGTGGTATCGAAGAGCTTGGGACCTTGAAATATCTGAAAGGATCGTTGACTATAAGAAATCTTGGACTAGTGAAGGGCAAAGAAGTAGCTAAATAA
- the LOC140015578 gene encoding protein SUPPRESSOR OF npr1-1, CONSTITUTIVE 1-like, with translation MGNKFPQWLINLSKLEELRIEGCKRCSELPSLGQLPSLKILYLIRLDNIRFIGDEFYGITANEEEEGRSRASGSSTRRQKFFPALEELTVVDIENLAEWKDADQVRSATGEAEADVFPVLRNFRIRDCPQLTTIPTQGRFPSLDVLEIKKNCHVLLAEKVLSNIANLSSLELSGGHEGIESLKLVKRPESSLSIDGCNSLPTDMLERLCLFPTLLRVELRGADNITTLRGQKGLLKSLQEFTVNGCDALTRLPVEMFESCTSLRVLNLVDCPNLVSFPLDLQRTPSLESFSLFECPNLIAEMPSGFGYLTSLKKVQIGPFSDVSVIEFDWAGLASSPTLRHVFLWGMPDMKSLPHQLQCLTTITSLCLIGFEAIEALPDWLGNFAYLEDLILYYCLKLEYLPKDAMKRLKLRRLEISYCPLLTERCTPRSGSEWPKISNITELEID, from the coding sequence ATGGGTAATAAATTTCCACAATGGCTTATCAATTTGTCAAAATTGGAGGAATTGCGGATAGAAGGCTGCAAGAGATGCAGTGAACTCCCCTCATTAGGACAACTGCCATCCCTCAAAATTCTCTATTTGATAAGATTGGACAACATTCGATTTATTGGAGATGAATTCTACGGTATTACTGCtaatgaggaggaggagggcaGATCACGAGCATCAGGGAGCAGCACTAGAAGGCAAAAATTCTTTCCTGCCCTTGAAGAACTCACTGTAGTAGATATAGAGAATTTGGCAGAGTGGAAGGATGCAGACCAAGTGAGGTCAGCAACAGGTGAAGCAGAAGCAGATGTCTTTCCCGTGCTGAGGAATTTTCGCATTCGAGATTGCCCACAACTGACCACCATTCCAACTCAAGGTCGTTTCCCAAGTCTTGATGTAttggaaataaaaaagaattgcCATGTTTTGCTGGCAGAAAAGGTTTTGAGCAATATAGCCAATCTCTCGTCCCTTGAATTAAGTGGCGGTCATGAAGGCATCGAGTCTCTAAAATTAGTGAAACGACCAGAGAGCAGCTTGAGTATTGATGGCTGTAACAGTCTACCCACTGACATGCTTGAGCGACTCTGTCTTTTTCCAACTCTTCTGCGTGTAGAATTGAGGGGTGCCGATAATATAACAACATTAAGAGGACAGAAAGGCCTGCTTAAGTCTCTTCAGGAATTTACTGTCAATGGGTGCGATGCATTAACAAGGTTACCAGTGGAGATGTTCGAGTCGTGTACGTCTCTCCGAGTGCTGAATTTGGTCGATTGCCCCAATCTGGTCTCCTTTCCCCTTGATTTGCAACGAACCCCTTCTCTCGAGAGCTTCTCGTTATTCGAGTGTCCCAACTTGATTGCTGAGATGCCTAGTGGATTTGGCTATCTTACCAGCTTAAAGAAAGTGCAGATTGGTCCCTTCTCAGATGTCTCTGTAATCGAATTTGATTGGGCTGGATTAGCATCTTCACCAACACTCCGACACGTGTTTTTATGGGGAATGCCTGACATGAAATCTCTGCCACATCAGCTTCAATGCTTGACTACCATCACATCACTATGTCTAATTGGCTTCGAAGCAATCGAAGCCTTACCAGATTGGCTTGGGAATTTTGCATATCTTGAAGACCTAATCCTATACTATTGCCTAAAGCTTGAATATTTACCAAAAGATGCCATGAAACGCCTCAAATTAAGACGTCTGGAAATTAGTTATTGTCCTCTATTAACCGAAAGATGCACTCCTCGTAGCGGCTCCGAGTGGCCAAAGATCTCTAATATTACAGAGCTTGAAATTGATTAA
- the LOC113697953 gene encoding putative disease resistance protein RGA4 — protein sequence MADAAISATIQVALETVISLAADRVSLVLGFGEELERLCHTAETIRGILADADRKMHILGVKNWLEQLEGELFKAEDVLDELNYENLRREVKYRNQLKKKVCFFFSHFNTIGSRSRLASKIRDINLNLERINRQANDVGLVFRFQIEAALPAATGATTSRQTDSILVPNVVGRVDDESKIVDMLSSPSEKVLSVIPITGSGGLGKTTLAKSIYNNPKIDGHFGQKIWVCVAKDQIKIMELFKLILVQLTGEEVKVDDRDVIVKKIGAKLKGQRYFLVLDDVWDHDQGLWNDYFNTLMGLNEAKGSWCLVTTRLVPVANAVSRPLKMNDGPYFLGKLPDNECWSILKEMVIAGEEAPTELEAIKNQILRKCDGLPLAAKLIGGLLVNKEKEEWKSIVKESQTDEDQDEIDQILKVSFDHLSPASVKKCFAYCSIFPQDTELREDELIQHWMAEGFVQPDRQNQRLMEEIGGEYLRILLQNSLLEKVEESWRTYYKMHDLVHDFAKSVLNPKTSSQDRYLALHSYEEMAENVRRNKAASIRSLFLHLEGGISADMLSRFKHLHVLKLSGYHAKFLPSSIGKLLRLRLLDIKSSGIRSLPESLCKLYNLQTLTINDYALGGGFPKRMSDLISLRHLNYYHDDAALKMPEQMGRLTCLQTLWFFNVSQEKGCGIEELGTLKYLKGSLIIRNLGLVKGKEAAKQAKLFEKPDLSRLAFEWEIGDRESDNREEDVLEGLQPHPNLQELGIRSFMGNKFPQWLINLPKLETLRIEDCKRCSELPSLKRLYLEGLDNIRFIGDEFYGITANEEEGRSRASGSSSRRRKFFPALEEVRVRYMENLAEWKDADQVRSTIGEAEADVFPVLRNFRIESCPQLITLPCSCKSLHVENCDNLTSIKTGYGTASVEVLSIDSCDNLRELPDLDLFGSSLQRLTIASCPRLISLGVNGQKCPLPCLEELSIYNCAGLTTISDKMFQSCRSLRSLLVKWCPNLVSFSLNLQETPSLEEFNLFRCPKLIPHRFKGFAFAASLRRLSINSPFSSDDSSVDDFDWFGLRSISTLRELRLEGMPHTESLPHQLQYLTTLTSLSLFNFGGIEVLPDWIGNLVSLETLSLSNCENKFLPSEAAMRRLTKLTSVEVHECPLLRQRYTSQRGIYLEEEISTYFASSESEEEESTTMN from the exons ATGGCCGATGCAGCTATTAGCGCTACTATTCAGGTTGCATTGGAGACGGTTATTTCCCTTGCCGCTGATCGTGTTAGTTTGGTTCTTGGATTCGGAGAGGAGTTGGAGAGACTATGCCACACTGCAGAAACCATCCGAGGTATCCTGGCTGATGCGGACAGGAAAATGCATATCCTCGGGGTGAAAAATTGGCTCGAGCAGCTTGAAGGAGAGCTTTTTAAAGCGGAGGATGTGCTGGACGAGCTCAACTATGAAAATCTTCGTCGGGAGGTGAAGTATAGAAATCAACTCAAGAAAAAGGTATGCTTCTTCTTCTCGCACTTTAATACAATTGGTTCTCGTTCAAGGTTGGCTTCAAAGATCAGGGACATCAACTTGAACCTAGAAAGGATCAATCGGCAAGCAAATGATGTGGGACTGGTCTTCCGGTTCCAAATTGAAGCCGCACTCCCTGCTGCTACAGGTGCCACAACAAGCAGACAAACCGACTCTATTCTCGTTCCAAATGTTGTAGGAAGAGTTGACGATGAATCAAAGATTGTGGACATGTTATCGAGCCCATCTGAAAAGGTTCTTTCTGTTATTCCCATAACAGGCTCAGGAGGTTTGGGAAAAACAACTCTGGCGAAATCAATCTACAATAATCCAAAAATAGATGGGCACTTTGGCCAAAAAATTTGGGTTTGTGTGGCTAAAGATCAAATTAAGATAATGGAGCTGTTCAAGCTCATTTTAGTACAATTGACAGGAGAAGAAGTTAAAGTGGATGACAGGGATGTTATCGTTAAAAAAATTGGAGCAAAGCTCAAGGGACAAAGATATTTccttgttcttgatgatgtGTGGGATCATGACCAAGGATTGTGGAATGATTATTTCAACACTTTGATGGGACTCAATGAAGCCAAAGGAAGCTGGTGTCTTGTCACCACTCGTCTGGTACCAGTGGCAAATGCTGTGTCTAGACCTCTGAAGATGAATGATGGTCCTTATTTCTTAGGAAAGCTACCAGACAATGAGTGCTGGTCTATCCTGAAAGAAATGGTAATTGCAGGGGAAGAAGCACCAACAGAATTGGAAGCAATAAAGAATCAGATTTTAAGAAAATGTGATGGCTTACCATTGGCAGCAAAGTTAATTGGAGGTTTGTTGGTTAACAAGGAGAAAGAGGAGTGGAAATCTATCGTGAAGGAGAGTCAAACTGATGAAGATCAAGATGAGATTGATCAAATACTTAAGGTGAGTTTTGATCATTTGTCACCTGCATCAGTTAAAAAATGTTTTGCATATTGTTCAATTTTTCCCCAGGACACTGAATTGCGAGAAGATGAACTAATTCAGCATTGGATGGCGGAAGGTTTTGTTCAACCAGATCGCCAAAACCAAAGATTGATGGAGGAAATAGGAGGCGAGTATTTGAGGATTTTGTTACAAAATTCCTTATTGGAAAAAGTAGAAGAGTCTTGGAGAACATATTATAAAATGCATGATCTCGTGCATGATTTTGCAAAATCAGTTCTCAATCCTAAAACCAGCAGCCAGGATCGCTACCTTGCATTACACTCATATGAAGAAATGGCAGAAAATGTCAGAAGGAATAAAGCAGCATCAATCCGCTCGTTATTTCTCCATCTAGAGGGTGGCATATCTGCTGACATGTTGTCAAGGTTCAAGCACTTGCATGTTCTCAAATTGTCTGGATATCATGCCAAGTTTCTGCCGAGCTCTATTGGCAAACTACTACGTCTGCGGTTGCTCGACATTAAATCTTCTGGAATCAGAAGTTTGCCGGAATCTCTTTGCAAGTTATATAATTTGCAGACACTAACGATTAATGATTATGCACTTGGAGGAGGTTTTCCAAAACGGATGAGCGATTTGATCAGCTTGCGACATCTAAACTACTACCATGATGATGCAGCATTGAAAATGCCGGAGCAGATGGGACGATTGACTTGTCTTCAAACTCTATGGTTCTTTAATGTAAGTCAGGAGAAGGGTTGTGGCATCGAAGAGCTTGGGACCTTGAAATATCTGAAAGGATCGTTGATTATAAGAAATCTTGGACTAGTGAAGGGCAAAGAAGCAGCTAAACAAGCAAAATTGTTCGAAAAGCCAGATCTGTCTCGCTTGGCGTTTGAATGGGAGATTGGGGATCGGGAAAGCGATAACCGCGAGGAGGATGTGTTGGAAGGTCTCCAACCTCACCCAAATTTGCAAGAGTTGGGAATTCGTTCTTTTATGGGTAATAAATTTCCACAATGGCTTATCAATTTGCCAAAATTGGAGACATTGCGGATAGAAGACTGCAAGAGATGCAGTGAACTCCCATCCCTCAAACGTCTCTATTTGGAGGGATTGGACAACATTCGATTTATTGGAGATGAATTCTACGGTATTACTGCTAATGAGGAGGAGGGCAGATCACGAGCATCAGGGAGTAGCAGTAGAAGGCGAAAATTCTTTCCTGCCCTTGAAGAAGTCCGTGTAAGGTATATGGAGAATTTGGCAGAGTGGAAGGATGCAGACCAAGTGAGGTCAACAATAGGTGAAGCAGAAGCAGATGTCTTTCCCGTGCTGAGGAATTTTCGCATTGAAAGTTGCCCCCAGCTGATCACTCTTCCATGCTCGTGTAAAAGTCTACACGTGGAGAATTGTGATAATCTAACAAGTATAAAAACGGGTTACGGCACTGCTTCTGTTGAGGTGTTGAGTATCGACTCTTGCGACAATCTTAGGGAGCTGCCGGATCTGGATCTGTTTGGATCGAGTTTGCAGCGATTGACCATCGCAAGTTGCCCAAGATTAATTAGTTTAGGAGTAAATGGACAGAAATGCCCCCTACCATGCCTTGAGGAATTGAGTATTTATAATTGCGCAGGGTTGACCACTATATCCGACAAAATGTTCCAGTCATGCCGGTCTCTGCGGTCCCTGTTGGTGAAGTGGTGCCCCAATCTGGTATCATTTTCGCTTAATTTGCAGGAGACGCCTTCTCTCGAGGAATTCAACTTATTCAGATGTCCCAAATTGATCCCTCACAGGTTCAAAGGATTTGCTTTTGCCGCCAGCTTAAGAAGATTGAGCATCAACAGTCCCTTCTCCTCAGATGACTCCTCAGTCGATGATTTTGATTGGTTTGGTTTAAGATCTATATCAACACTCCGTGAGCTTCGATTAGAAGGGATGCCTCACACGGAGTCCCTGCCACACCAGCTTCAATACTTGACTACCCTCACTTCACTAAGTCTCTTCAACTTTGGAGGAATAGAAGTGCTACCGGATTGGATTGGAAACCTTGTGTCCCTTGAAACCCTATCGCTATCGAATTGCGAAAACAAGTTTTTACCATCCGAGGCCGCCATGAGACGCCTCACCAAGTTAACAAGTGTTGAAGTTCATGAATGTCCTCTACTAAGACAACGATACACTTCCCAAAGAGGCATCTACTTGGAGGAGGAGATTTCAACTTATTTT GCAAGCAGTGAGAGCGAAGAAGAAGAATCGACGACAATGAACTAG